From a region of the Nitrospira sp. genome:
- the nuoL gene encoding NADH-quinone oxidoreductase subunit L — MLYALIPLLPLAAFLVLGLAGSYIKDRAHLVAVPAVLLSLALSLSAFFEVVSGAVISVPLYTWLTSGHLDIHIGLYIDRLTAVMLLLVTGVSSLVHVYTIGYMHGESGYARFFGYIALFTFSMLMLVLADNLLQLFVFWEAVGLCSYLLIGHWYERASACAAATKAFIVNRVGDFGFILGLLLVWYSFGSLNYHEIFPAAHEAGELTMNILGPFGGTWDVSVFTLIGLLLFTGAVGKSAQVPLHVWLPDAMEGPTPISALIHAATMVTAGVFMVARLAPIYDLSPTAMSIIAITGAATMVLGATIALTQTDIKRVVAYSTVSQLGYMMMACGLGAYASGMYHLLTHGAFKALLFLGCGSVIIALHHEQDMRHMGGLKDKLPITYWTFVIGSLALAGFPLTSGFFSKDDILVSAWSAGSLGQVLTLFGLLTALLTAFYSFRLVFVTFWGTSHVDPHHAAHIHEPSRTMTTPLLILAVFSILTGYFGIPSFLDPVFSTGHEAAAYHGSAGIVIMAAATAMGLLGIAAAYYVYVLNPDFPGRFAERWKSLYQASLNKWYVDEAYDRLFVRPTFTAASELWKRVDIDVIDGAVNGLARTITWGGWLLRLVQSGQTQHYALAMAMGLVILTAYLLL, encoded by the coding sequence ATGTTATACGCCCTCATTCCTCTCCTTCCCCTGGCCGCCTTTCTCGTCTTAGGCTTAGCGGGTTCGTACATCAAGGACCGGGCCCACTTGGTCGCGGTTCCGGCGGTATTGCTGTCGCTCGCGCTGTCGCTGTCGGCATTCTTTGAAGTGGTTTCCGGTGCCGTCATTTCTGTTCCCCTCTATACATGGCTCACCTCCGGCCACCTCGACATTCATATCGGCCTCTATATCGACCGGCTGACTGCCGTCATGCTCCTGCTGGTCACCGGCGTCAGTTCACTCGTGCACGTCTATACCATCGGCTACATGCATGGTGAATCGGGCTATGCCCGCTTCTTCGGCTATATCGCCCTGTTCACCTTCTCCATGCTGATGCTGGTATTGGCCGACAATCTGCTGCAGCTGTTCGTATTCTGGGAGGCCGTCGGACTGTGCTCTTACCTGTTGATCGGCCATTGGTACGAGCGTGCTTCCGCCTGCGCGGCGGCTACCAAGGCTTTTATCGTCAACCGTGTAGGTGATTTCGGGTTCATCCTGGGCCTTCTACTCGTCTGGTACAGCTTTGGCTCGCTCAACTATCACGAGATCTTTCCCGCCGCGCACGAAGCGGGAGAGCTGACCATGAATATCCTCGGCCCGTTCGGCGGAACGTGGGACGTATCCGTGTTCACCCTTATCGGACTCTTACTGTTTACCGGTGCGGTGGGAAAATCAGCGCAAGTCCCGCTCCACGTCTGGCTACCAGATGCCATGGAGGGTCCCACTCCGATCTCGGCTCTCATTCACGCCGCCACGATGGTCACCGCCGGAGTCTTTATGGTCGCACGGCTCGCGCCGATCTACGATCTGTCTCCGACCGCCATGAGCATCATCGCGATCACCGGTGCCGCGACGATGGTCCTCGGAGCGACGATCGCATTGACTCAGACCGACATCAAACGTGTGGTGGCCTACTCAACCGTCAGCCAGCTCGGCTACATGATGATGGCATGCGGCCTCGGTGCGTACGCCTCCGGCATGTATCACCTCTTAACGCATGGCGCCTTCAAGGCGTTGCTCTTTTTGGGCTGCGGCTCCGTGATCATTGCTCTCCACCATGAACAAGATATGAGGCATATGGGCGGCCTCAAGGATAAATTGCCGATCACGTACTGGACGTTTGTGATCGGCTCGTTGGCCCTGGCCGGCTTTCCCCTGACGTCAGGCTTCTTTAGCAAAGACGATATTCTCGTGTCCGCCTGGTCGGCCGGAAGCCTTGGTCAGGTGCTGACACTCTTTGGTTTGCTGACGGCTCTCCTGACCGCCTTTTACAGCTTCAGGTTGGTATTCGTGACCTTTTGGGGAACCTCCCATGTCGATCCGCACCATGCGGCGCATATTCACGAACCCTCGCGGACGATGACGACGCCGCTCCTCATTCTGGCGGTGTTCAGTATTCTCACAGGCTACTTCGGCATCCCATCATTTCTCGACCCAGTGTTTTCCACCGGGCATGAAGCCGCCGCTTACCATGGTTCGGCCGGAATCGTCATCATGGCTGCCGCGACTGCGATGGGCTTATTGGGCATCGCCGCAGCCTACTATGTCTATGTGCTGAACCCCGATTTCCCTGGGCGCTTTGCCGAACGATGGAAGAGCCTGTACCAAGCCTCTTTGAACAAGTGGTACGTCGATGAAGCGTACGATCGCTTGTTCGTGCGGCCCACATTTACGGCTGCCTCGGAACTTTGGAAGCGGGTCGATATTGATGTCATCGATGGAGCCGTCAATGGCCTCGCACGGACGATTACGTGGGGCGGGTGGCTGCTGAGGCTGGTTCAGAGCGGCCAAACCCAGCATTATGCGTTGGCCATGGCGATGGGTCTCGTTATTTTAACGGCGTACCTTCTTCTTTGA
- a CDS encoding NADH-quinone oxidoreductase subunit M, whose product MTGFPWLTILIFLPLAGAIAVFAVKDTAVRLTALAITLADLLISLPLWWLFDASSGHMQFAESAVWIASLSINYRLGLDGISLPLVLMTTVLMPLCVLISWHAIEMRVRGFMAMLLIMESAMIGVFSALDFVLFYVFWEAMLIPMYLLIGIWGGPNRLYAAIKFFLYTFAGSVLLLVAILVLYFQGGHTFDILQLTQGTYGLALQIWLFFAFFAAFAVKVPMFPFHTWLPDAHVEAPTAGSVLLASVLLKMGTYGFVRFSLPMLPDASRLFTPLMVVLSIVAIIYGAYMALAQTDLKKLIAYSSVSHMGFVTLGLFVFNLQGIEGAVMQMVNHGITTGGLFLCVGMIYERTHSRQIADNIGLTKPMPRYATFLVIFALSSLGLPGTNSFVGEFLVLVGTFLWSKIATAFASLGIILAAAYLLWMVQRVAFGVPSPHMLPKLRDVNLREMVTLVPLVVLIFLIGLFPNPILTRMHTSVEKVIARIAPPPQERASAAGRLEPASLSPEGIGSTADTTLVQRTNDAASFTNLAAEGRQP is encoded by the coding sequence ATGACCGGCTTTCCTTGGTTGACAATATTGATCTTCCTCCCGTTGGCTGGAGCGATTGCCGTCTTCGCGGTGAAGGACACTGCTGTACGGCTCACCGCCTTGGCCATTACGCTCGCTGATCTCCTGATCTCGCTTCCTCTCTGGTGGCTGTTTGATGCCTCTTCCGGTCACATGCAGTTCGCGGAGTCGGCGGTATGGATCGCGTCTCTGTCGATTAACTACCGGCTCGGACTCGATGGCATCAGCCTTCCGCTGGTCCTCATGACGACGGTCCTGATGCCGCTCTGCGTCTTGATCTCTTGGCATGCCATCGAAATGAGGGTCCGAGGTTTCATGGCCATGCTCCTGATCATGGAAAGCGCCATGATCGGAGTATTCTCAGCTCTGGATTTCGTGCTGTTCTATGTGTTTTGGGAAGCGATGCTGATCCCCATGTACCTTTTGATCGGAATCTGGGGTGGGCCCAATCGTCTCTATGCCGCGATTAAATTTTTTCTCTATACCTTCGCCGGCAGCGTCTTGCTGCTGGTTGCAATCCTGGTCCTGTATTTCCAGGGCGGCCATACATTCGACATTCTTCAGTTGACCCAAGGCACCTATGGGCTGGCCCTTCAGATCTGGCTCTTTTTCGCCTTCTTTGCGGCATTTGCCGTGAAGGTTCCCATGTTTCCATTTCACACCTGGCTGCCCGACGCGCACGTGGAAGCTCCGACGGCCGGAAGCGTGCTGCTCGCCAGTGTGCTGCTCAAGATGGGAACCTACGGGTTTGTACGTTTCAGCCTTCCCATGTTGCCGGATGCGTCACGGCTGTTCACTCCGCTGATGGTCGTGCTCTCGATCGTGGCGATCATCTACGGGGCCTATATGGCCCTGGCACAAACCGATCTCAAAAAGCTCATTGCCTATTCGAGCGTCAGCCATATGGGCTTCGTGACCCTTGGCCTCTTTGTGTTCAACCTTCAGGGGATCGAGGGCGCCGTCATGCAGATGGTGAACCACGGCATCACCACCGGGGGACTTTTTCTCTGCGTAGGCATGATTTACGAGCGCACGCACAGCCGACAGATCGCGGACAATATCGGCCTCACGAAGCCGATGCCTCGGTATGCCACATTCCTGGTCATTTTCGCGTTGTCTTCGTTGGGACTCCCCGGAACCAACAGTTTCGTCGGGGAGTTTTTGGTGCTCGTGGGGACGTTCCTCTGGAGCAAGATCGCGACGGCGTTCGCCTCATTAGGCATCATCCTGGCCGCTGCTTATTTACTCTGGATGGTTCAACGTGTCGCCTTCGGAGTCCCCTCGCCTCATATGCTCCCGAAACTTCGCGACGTCAACCTGCGTGAGATGGTCACACTCGTGCCGCTTGTGGTCTTGATCTTCTTGATCGGGCTGTTCCCGAACCCCATACTGACCCGCATGCACACGAGTGTTGAGAAAGTCATCGCGCGCATTGCCCCCCCTCCTCAAGAGCGGGCTTCTGCCGCGGGGCGCCTTGAACCGGCTTCTCTTTCTCCCGAAGGGATCGGCTCAACGGCCGACACAACGCTTGTTCAGCGCACGAATGATGCTGCATCTTTCACAAACCTCGCGGCGGAGGGACGACAGCCATGA
- a CDS encoding NADH-quinone oxidoreductase subunit N, which produces MTSFSAGDLLFILPELLVITAACVVLVLDPVLRASDKDGLVWLSLGTLAICMGLTASQMSVSATIFSGLVVIDAYGAFWKLLLYFVTGLTILLSYSYLKEERLYFGEYYGFILLALTGMMVMVSAADLLTMYLGTELMSLSLYVMAGLKRSEPRSLEAAAKYFVLGAFSSGILLYGISLLYGATGSTRLPEIAAAIAGRGFDDPLLLFSTILLAVGFSFKLAVVPFHMWTPDVYQGAPTSVTAFMAVASKAASFGAFLRVFVEGLGGLKADWSAIFLLLCVATLVLGNIVALVQTNIKRMLAYSSIAHAGYALIGVVAAGRAGSSSGIASVLLYLALYTFMTFGAFAIVAMLRKGGVEGEEIEDFTGLARRHPLASLLMLIFMVSLAGLPPTAGFVGKLYVFMSAVEAGMTWLAAVALIFAVISAYYYLRVVMVMYMREPSDSAGTVPQLVMSPTLSIVLVCTVAGVVIFGIYPNPLVNLAMQAVLTLK; this is translated from the coding sequence ATGACCTCCTTTTCCGCCGGCGATCTGCTCTTCATCCTGCCTGAATTGTTGGTTATCACCGCGGCGTGCGTCGTGCTGGTGCTCGACCCGGTCCTGCGCGCCTCCGACAAGGATGGCCTGGTCTGGCTGAGTTTGGGAACGCTCGCCATTTGCATGGGGTTGACGGCTTCCCAAATGAGCGTTTCGGCAACGATCTTCAGCGGACTCGTCGTGATCGACGCCTACGGAGCATTTTGGAAACTGCTCCTCTACTTCGTCACCGGCCTGACGATTCTTCTTTCTTATTCGTACCTAAAGGAAGAACGGCTGTACTTCGGCGAATACTATGGCTTTATCCTGCTCGCCCTTACCGGGATGATGGTCATGGTGTCAGCAGCCGACTTATTGACGATGTACCTCGGCACCGAGCTCATGTCGCTCTCGTTGTACGTGATGGCGGGGCTCAAGCGATCCGAGCCTCGGTCCCTCGAGGCTGCGGCGAAATACTTCGTGTTGGGTGCGTTTTCCTCCGGCATTCTCCTCTACGGCATTTCGCTCCTCTACGGGGCGACCGGCAGCACGAGACTTCCAGAGATCGCTGCGGCCATCGCAGGCCGCGGCTTCGATGATCCGTTGCTGCTGTTCTCCACGATCTTGTTGGCGGTGGGATTCAGCTTTAAGTTGGCCGTCGTACCATTCCACATGTGGACACCCGACGTCTATCAGGGCGCTCCAACTTCCGTGACCGCTTTTATGGCGGTGGCTTCGAAGGCTGCAAGCTTCGGCGCGTTCCTCCGCGTGTTCGTGGAAGGCTTAGGGGGGCTCAAAGCCGACTGGTCCGCGATCTTCCTCTTGCTCTGTGTCGCCACGTTGGTGTTGGGCAACATCGTGGCGCTGGTACAAACGAACATCAAGCGGATGTTAGCCTATTCCAGCATTGCCCATGCAGGCTATGCGTTGATCGGCGTGGTGGCCGCGGGACGCGCAGGGAGCTCTTCCGGCATCGCGAGCGTCCTGTTATACCTTGCTCTGTACACGTTCATGACGTTCGGCGCATTCGCCATCGTGGCGATGCTCCGTAAAGGCGGCGTCGAAGGAGAAGAGATCGAAGACTTCACCGGCCTGGCGAGACGCCACCCATTGGCTTCGCTGCTGATGTTGATCTTCATGGTTTCATTGGCGGGGCTTCCTCCGACTGCCGGATTTGTCGGAAAATTGTATGTCTTCATGTCGGCGGTGGAAGCCGGCATGACATGGCTGGCCGCCGTTGCACTGATCTTTGCCGTCATTTCTGCCTATTACTACCTTCGGGTGGTGATGGTCATGTACATGCGCGAGCCGAGCGACAGTGCAGGCACCGTCCCTCAGTTGGTCATGTCACCGACCCTCTCCATCGTGCTGGTTTGCACGGTGGCTGGAGTAGTCATCTTCGGAATCTACCCCAACCCGCTCGTGAACCTCGCCATGCAGGCGGTGTTGACGCTAAAGTAA
- a CDS encoding YihY/virulence factor BrkB family protein translates to MNVLRFLFESLKAFLRQGCPSLAAALAFFSLLSLFPLVFLLLYGISFLVSQNVIGEQFMLSFLKGFLPSLGERLAVELHRISALESVRWLVFLSFFWFGGLVFYELDYALNVVFESTQKRHPLISTAISIALLGSTGLLLVISYVATQTITFLTAYAPRIWRLDLVALAAHDFHLSYTLPFALAFLTVSLLYRLVPRRRPRWRHAMAGALIFGLLWVSAKLVFVSYSDYATVYARLYGSLLEVVLLLLWVYYSAGLLLFGGIIAHKLQQLARISPAIPVEHT, encoded by the coding sequence ATGAATGTTCTCCGCTTTCTGTTTGAGAGTTTGAAAGCATTCTTGCGCCAAGGCTGCCCCAGCCTGGCGGCGGCCCTGGCCTTTTTCTCATTGCTCTCGCTGTTTCCGCTCGTGTTTCTTCTCCTCTATGGAATCAGTTTCCTTGTGAGTCAGAATGTCATCGGTGAACAGTTCATGCTCAGCTTTCTCAAAGGATTTCTGCCGTCGCTGGGCGAGCGGCTGGCTGTAGAGCTCCATCGCATCAGCGCATTGGAGAGCGTGCGGTGGCTTGTGTTCCTATCGTTCTTCTGGTTTGGAGGGCTTGTGTTTTACGAGCTCGACTACGCGCTCAACGTGGTGTTTGAGAGTACGCAAAAGCGGCATCCGCTGATTTCCACGGCGATTTCCATCGCCCTCCTGGGATCTACCGGACTTCTGCTGGTCATTTCCTATGTGGCCACACAAACCATCACCTTTTTGACCGCCTACGCGCCTCGGATCTGGCGTCTCGATCTTGTCGCACTCGCTGCACATGACTTTCACCTGTCTTATACGTTGCCCTTTGCCCTCGCATTCCTGACGGTCAGCCTGTTGTACCGTCTTGTGCCTCGTCGCCGCCCTCGGTGGCGTCACGCCATGGCCGGCGCGCTGATTTTCGGCCTGCTCTGGGTCTCGGCAAAATTGGTGTTCGTCAGCTATAGCGACTACGCCACGGTCTACGCGCGACTCTACGGATCGTTGCTGGAAGTCGTGCTCTTACTCCTCTGGGTGTACTATTCGGCCGGCCTTTTACTGTTCGGTGGAATCATCGCCCACAAATTGCAACAACTTGCCCGCATCTCGCCTGCGATACCGGTCGAGCACACCTAG